The Oxobacter pfennigii genome has a segment encoding these proteins:
- a CDS encoding glycine/betaine/sarcosine/D-proline family reductase selenoprotein B, giving the protein MEKTKVVYYINQFFGQEGGEEAASTGIKVHEGSFGVVQSFKEAFGEDCEVLATIVCGDNYIAEKLEEVTAEIVKIIEGYKPDLFVAGPAFGAGRYGVACGSLCSAVTKKMKIPVVTAMNEVNPGVELYRKDIYILKTGTNARTMKNDTANMAQFAKKLLNKVELKSPDEEGYFMRGFKRNVVAEKKPAKRAVDMLLDKVHGREFKSEIPLPVTEDIKKPEPIKDLKKATIALATDGGLYPADNPDKMPSAAADRFCAYDISSVDSLKQGDYIIRHGGYDQTFSNADPNRLVPVDSMRVLEREGFIGKLHDKFLATTGLVAPVEYATKTGRQMVEYVKDHNIDAVVLTSTUGTSTRCGAVICRELERAGIPVVQVCNMTPVANAVGVNRMWTSSSIKYPLGFPEMTPDIELEERIRKTREVLEYLTK; this is encoded by the coding sequence ATGGAAAAGACTAAGGTTGTATATTATATTAACCAGTTTTTTGGCCAGGAAGGCGGCGAAGAAGCCGCCAGCACAGGTATAAAGGTCCATGAAGGCTCATTTGGTGTGGTACAGAGCTTTAAAGAAGCTTTCGGTGAAGACTGTGAAGTGCTGGCAACTATCGTTTGCGGAGATAACTATATAGCTGAAAAGCTAGAGGAAGTAACTGCAGAAATTGTTAAGATAATAGAAGGCTACAAGCCTGACTTGTTTGTTGCAGGCCCTGCTTTTGGTGCAGGCCGTTACGGAGTAGCCTGCGGTTCTCTTTGCTCTGCCGTTACCAAAAAGATGAAAATTCCGGTAGTTACTGCCATGAATGAAGTAAACCCTGGCGTAGAATTATACAGGAAAGATATTTATATTTTAAAGACCGGCACCAATGCAAGGACTATGAAGAATGATACCGCTAACATGGCCCAATTTGCCAAAAAGCTTTTAAATAAGGTTGAGCTTAAATCACCGGATGAAGAAGGCTATTTTATGCGGGGCTTTAAAAGGAATGTGGTTGCAGAGAAAAAGCCTGCAAAGCGTGCAGTTGACATGCTTCTCGATAAGGTTCACGGCCGTGAGTTTAAGTCCGAAATTCCCCTTCCGGTGACGGAAGACATCAAGAAACCTGAGCCGATTAAAGACCTTAAAAAGGCTACCATAGCACTGGCGACCGACGGCGGCTTATATCCGGCTGACAACCCGGATAAGATGCCCAGTGCAGCCGCAGACCGTTTTTGTGCATATGACATTTCAAGTGTAGACTCTCTGAAGCAAGGCGATTATATTATACGTCATGGCGGCTATGATCAGACCTTCAGCAATGCGGATCCCAACCGCCTTGTGCCGGTAGACTCCATGCGTGTACTTGAAAGGGAAGGATTTATTGGAAAGCTGCATGATAAGTTTTTAGCCACTACCGGTTTGGTCGCACCAGTTGAATATGCCACTAAGACCGGCAGGCAAATGGTTGAATACGTAAAGGACCACAACATCGATGCTGTTGTCTTAACTTCCACCTGAGGCACCTCAACTCGCTGCGGTGCAGTGATTTGCAGAGAGCTTGAGCGTGCGGGTATACCTGTAGTACAGGTGTGTAATATGACTCCGGTAGCCAATGCAGTTGGAGTCAACCGCATGTGGACTTCTTCAAGCATTAAATATCCCCTTGGGTTCCCGGAGATGACGCCTGATATTGAATTAGAAGAGCGTATCAGAAAAACCAGAGAAGTCTTAGAATATCTGACAAAATAA
- the grdC gene encoding glycine/sarcosine/betaine reductase complex component C subunit beta, with translation MVYPVIKGASYILVNTPDLIVNNGTTQTLEKETNPDSEYLKKLRDHLRPFDEVVAYPVNQVYIGNMTPEELTDISKPWYTKKYEGSSRWGKFGEIMPQDEFYGLLKICDSFDLVLLEEEFIRSVKERLQNHPLFKESIDKLGEGFKVEEIEKYINQSGAEHLEMDGKLVGCVKRAHEFDKNLSSHVMLENLSVKASGVLALMHLIEKSGIPAGEIDYIIECSEEAIGDMNQRGGGNIAKGIGEIAGLKNATGVDMRAFCAGPAHSIINAASLVQSGIFKNVVVVGGGATAKLGMNGKDHVKKNMPVMEDILGGFAILVSEDDGINPIIRTDAIGKHNIGSGASPQAVIEALVTTPLDKIGYKITDIDKYSPEMQNPECTEPAGAGDVPTSNFKMIGALAVKKGQLDKAQLLEFVKKHGYPGFAPTQGHIPSGVPVMGFGRQFILEGKLKNFMVVGKGSLFLGRMTNLFDGISFVIEKNAGKKEEKGTISKDEIKSMVAETLRDFASHLLSD, from the coding sequence ATGGTTTATCCCGTTATCAAGGGAGCAAGTTACATACTTGTAAATACTCCCGACCTGATTGTCAATAACGGTACAACCCAAACGCTGGAGAAAGAAACAAATCCTGATTCAGAATATCTGAAAAAGCTGAGAGATCATTTAAGACCCTTTGACGAAGTGGTGGCATACCCTGTAAATCAGGTATACATAGGAAACATGACTCCTGAGGAGCTTACAGATATTTCAAAGCCCTGGTACACTAAAAAGTATGAAGGCTCATCAAGATGGGGTAAATTCGGTGAAATCATGCCTCAGGATGAATTCTACGGCCTTTTAAAAATATGCGATTCTTTCGATTTAGTCCTCCTTGAAGAAGAGTTTATAAGGAGTGTAAAAGAAAGACTTCAAAATCATCCCTTGTTTAAAGAAAGCATAGATAAACTGGGAGAGGGCTTTAAAGTAGAAGAGATTGAAAAGTACATCAATCAATCGGGAGCGGAACATCTGGAGATGGACGGGAAGCTTGTGGGCTGCGTTAAAAGAGCCCATGAATTTGACAAAAACCTTTCCTCCCATGTAATGCTTGAGAACCTTTCCGTTAAGGCATCAGGGGTACTTGCCCTCATGCATCTTATAGAAAAGTCAGGTATTCCGGCTGGTGAAATCGATTATATCATAGAGTGCTCCGAGGAAGCAATCGGAGACATGAATCAGAGGGGCGGCGGAAACATAGCAAAGGGTATAGGTGAAATAGCAGGCTTAAAAAATGCGACAGGCGTAGATATGAGGGCCTTTTGCGCGGGACCGGCTCATTCCATAATCAATGCCGCATCGTTGGTTCAGTCGGGGATATTTAAAAATGTGGTGGTTGTAGGCGGAGGAGCAACTGCCAAGCTTGGTATGAACGGTAAAGACCATGTTAAAAAGAACATGCCGGTTATGGAGGATATACTTGGCGGCTTTGCCATATTGGTATCGGAAGATGACGGTATTAACCCCATAATAAGGACAGATGCAATAGGTAAGCATAACATAGGCTCAGGCGCATCTCCACAGGCTGTTATTGAAGCGCTGGTTACAACTCCTTTAGATAAGATAGGATATAAAATAACCGATATTGATAAATATTCTCCTGAAATGCAGAACCCTGAATGTACGGAACCTGCCGGCGCCGGAGATGTACCCACATCCAATTTCAAGATGATAGGGGCCCTGGCAGTTAAAAAAGGACAGCTTGATAAAGCACAGCTTTTAGAATTTGTGAAAAAGCACGGGTACCCAGGCTTTGCACCAACTCAGGGTCATATTCCTTCAGGAGTTCCCGTCATGGGATTTGGAAGGCAGTTTATCCTTGAAGGAAAGCTTAAAAATTTCATGGTTGTAGGCAAAGGCAGCTTATTTTTAGGGCGTATGACCAATCTTTTTGACGGAATTTCTTTCGTGATAGAAAAGAATGCAGGAAAGAAAGAGGAAAAAGGCACAATATCCAAGGATGAAATAAAGAGCATGGTGGCTGAAACCCTCAGGGATTTTGCATCCCATCTTCTTTCGGATTAG
- a CDS encoding MerR family transcriptional regulator has protein sequence MKKYRIGEMSSLVGLAPHVIRFYETQGIINSSQRSENNYRYYDYHDSCRLMYAKLYRSLGFSLSESAELIGKCSREQLLERFDRRSDEIDNEILRLQHQKNRLRVIQDNCRIMEDCMTEYRIIQRPGFYWVGGGDKEEIFIGSDIEEIYRCWMEKLPSVYFFGVIPMEALLKETELRYSYGIALNEENIKYPEPDNRLQIKYFPSCSALYGVIEKNETGPFRIEHFKKLLNYISINNLIIEGPALIELIGIIYEGGMKCNRFGISVPIHNIA, from the coding sequence ATGAAAAAATACCGTATAGGGGAAATGTCGAGTTTAGTTGGTTTGGCTCCGCATGTGATTCGCTTCTATGAGACCCAGGGAATAATAAATTCAAGCCAGCGCAGTGAGAATAACTACAGGTACTATGACTACCATGACTCATGCAGGCTTATGTATGCTAAGCTTTATCGAAGCCTGGGCTTTTCACTATCCGAATCTGCCGAGTTAATCGGTAAATGCAGCCGTGAACAGCTACTTGAGCGCTTTGACAGGCGGAGCGATGAAATTGATAACGAAATATTAAGACTCCAGCATCAGAAAAACAGGCTTAGGGTAATTCAAGATAATTGCAGAATTATGGAAGATTGTATGACAGAGTATAGGATTATCCAAAGGCCAGGTTTTTATTGGGTAGGTGGGGGAGACAAGGAAGAAATTTTTATAGGGAGTGACATTGAAGAAATATACAGGTGCTGGATGGAAAAGTTGCCTTCTGTGTATTTTTTTGGGGTGATTCCCATGGAAGCCCTTCTAAAGGAAACTGAGCTTAGGTATAGCTACGGCATCGCATTAAATGAAGAAAATATCAAGTATCCGGAACCTGATAATAGGCTTCAGATAAAGTACTTTCCAAGCTGCAGCGCCTTATATGGAGTTATAGAGAAAAATGAGACCGGCCCGTTTCGAATTGAACATTTTAAAAAACTGCTTAACTACATTTCCATAAATAACTTGATAATTGAGGGGCCAGCACTGATAGAACTTATAGGAATCATTTATGAAGGCGGAATGAAGTGTAACAGATTTGGTATAAGTGTTCCGATCCATAACATTGCATAA
- the trxA gene encoding thioredoxin TrxA, with product MIELNKENFETEVVNYGEKPVFVDFWGDKCETCIAMMPDVHKLEEKYGDKIKFCSLNTSQNRRLAIGQKVLGLPTMAIYKNGEKAEALTPDKVSVGSIEEMLKKYY from the coding sequence ATGATAGAGCTTAATAAGGAGAATTTTGAAACTGAAGTTGTCAATTATGGAGAAAAGCCGGTATTCGTAGACTTTTGGGGAGACAAATGCGAAACCTGTATTGCAATGATGCCGGATGTCCATAAACTGGAGGAAAAGTATGGAGACAAAATCAAATTCTGCAGCTTAAATACCAGTCAAAACAGAAGGCTTGCAATAGGGCAGAAGGTTTTAGGGCTTCCGACCATGGCAATATATAAAAACGGTGAAAAGGCAGAGGCACTGACGCCGGACAAGGTTTCGGTAGGATCTATCGAGGAAATGCTGAAAAAGTATTATTAA
- a CDS encoding MFS transporter yields MKKPLSKSLKTFYGIGDLGFSLMTSVGMYLQTYFLTDVAGFNLALVALIITLPNTIDAIFSAVYGAIIDTIKPMKWGKLRSWLIVTPPLVVLFMTLQYTKIGSDYVAAIIIIASAIISKPLLNTPWVANLALIPVLASNTQEKVLLSSRRMFWSSISRLFFSYISTPLAIFFGAISGSLIFGYTVLQFLMAASMWIGYFIIFKLTDGYEDLPAEGAAVNQSKTAVKKKEKASLGDILRNLFQNPPLLFLLLADYGRNIAVFIMSGAVAYYYTYVAENMALMPLHMLVTSIGTLLGTLASPAVSKKLNTRSMTIIGTLTSGAIYLVATFIGLNTYLFIAAFTAAAFVSGISGSSNVALYSDTIVYGEWKTGQNTAGFIMGLMNLPLKVGKMTNGVIMTSALASIGFVAKMAPTPALKSGIINIIAMVPALGLIFTGLVLLFGFRLNEARVKQMQEEINMRKQETATV; encoded by the coding sequence ATGAAAAAACCTTTAAGCAAGTCTTTGAAAACCTTTTATGGTATAGGAGACTTGGGATTTTCTCTCATGACCAGCGTGGGTATGTATCTTCAAACCTACTTCTTAACCGACGTTGCAGGATTCAACCTTGCCCTTGTTGCACTCATTATTACTCTTCCTAATACCATCGATGCCATATTCTCTGCTGTATACGGTGCCATCATCGATACCATAAAACCTATGAAATGGGGCAAATTGCGTTCATGGCTAATTGTCACGCCGCCCCTTGTCGTATTATTCATGACACTGCAGTATACAAAAATAGGTTCTGACTATGTGGCAGCCATAATCATCATTGCCAGTGCCATTATATCAAAGCCGCTGCTTAATACTCCCTGGGTGGCAAACCTTGCTCTCATTCCGGTATTAGCCAGCAATACACAAGAAAAAGTACTGCTTTCTTCAAGAAGAATGTTCTGGTCCAGTATATCAAGATTATTTTTCTCCTACATAAGCACACCCCTAGCCATATTTTTTGGCGCAATATCTGGAAGTCTGATCTTTGGATATACTGTACTTCAATTCTTAATGGCAGCAAGCATGTGGATAGGTTATTTTATCATCTTTAAACTGACAGACGGATATGAAGATCTTCCGGCTGAAGGTGCGGCTGTAAATCAAAGCAAAACTGCAGTCAAAAAGAAAGAAAAAGCCTCACTGGGTGATATTTTAAGAAACCTATTTCAAAATCCACCTCTTTTATTTCTCTTGCTTGCCGATTACGGAAGAAATATTGCAGTTTTCATAATGTCAGGAGCCGTTGCATACTATTATACTTACGTGGCTGAAAATATGGCTCTTATGCCTTTGCATATGCTTGTTACATCCATAGGAACATTATTAGGAACACTTGCCTCACCGGCAGTAAGCAAAAAACTAAATACGCGCTCCATGACAATTATCGGAACCCTTACATCTGGGGCGATATATCTTGTTGCAACCTTCATAGGTCTGAACACTTATTTGTTTATTGCAGCCTTCACGGCAGCAGCCTTTGTAAGCGGAATATCCGGTTCGTCAAACGTTGCCCTCTATAGTGATACAATTGTTTACGGAGAATGGAAGACAGGGCAAAACACTGCAGGATTCATTATGGGTCTTATGAACCTTCCTTTAAAGGTTGGCAAGATGACCAACGGTGTTATAATGACTTCCGCCCTTGCATCCATTGGATTTGTCGCAAAAATGGCACCTACACCGGCGTTGAAATCCGGTATTATAAACATAATCGCTATGGTTCCTGCTTTGGGGCTTATTTTCACTGGTCTGGTACTGTTATTCGGATTCAGGCTTAACGAAGCAAGAGTAAAACAAATGCAGGAAGAAATAAATATGAGGAAGCAGGAGACAGCAACCGTTTAA
- the trxB gene encoding thioredoxin-disulfide reductase yields MSEILDVVIIGGGPAGLSAGLYGSRAKLDTLVIEKSKYGGQAATTAELENYPGSEHEATGPSISERMREQAEGFGTKFVKDEAVGLDVTGNIKIVKCKNGEYKAKTIIIATGAEPKIAGFKGEMEFRGRGISYCATCDADFFTDLDIALVGGGDSALTEALYLTKFVNKLTIIHRRDEFRGAKSIQEKVFANPKIEVIWNSVPVEVIGDEIVEGLRIENRNTKEITELEVNGVFVFVGLDPISSVFNGIVDMDERGYIITDADMKTNIPGVFAAGDIRQKTLRQVVTAAADGAIAATSAEKYIYDKFE; encoded by the coding sequence ATGTCAGAAATACTGGATGTTGTTATTATAGGAGGCGGTCCGGCAGGGTTATCGGCGGGTTTGTATGGTTCAAGGGCTAAACTTGACACTCTGGTAATTGAAAAATCCAAATATGGAGGCCAAGCAGCAACAACTGCAGAGCTTGAAAATTACCCAGGCTCGGAGCATGAAGCAACAGGACCGTCCATCAGTGAAAGGATGAGAGAACAAGCCGAAGGATTCGGCACAAAATTTGTTAAGGATGAAGCAGTCGGCCTGGATGTAACAGGTAATATTAAAATAGTCAAATGTAAAAATGGAGAATATAAGGCTAAGACAATAATAATAGCCACAGGTGCAGAACCAAAGATAGCCGGGTTTAAAGGCGAAATGGAATTCAGGGGCCGCGGTATATCCTATTGTGCAACCTGTGATGCCGACTTTTTTACCGATCTTGACATAGCACTTGTAGGAGGAGGAGATTCCGCCCTCACTGAAGCATTGTACTTAACAAAGTTTGTAAATAAACTCACTATTATACACAGGAGAGATGAGTTCAGAGGGGCGAAATCCATACAGGAGAAAGTATTTGCTAATCCTAAAATAGAAGTTATATGGAACAGCGTGCCTGTTGAAGTAATAGGGGATGAAATAGTAGAAGGATTAAGAATAGAGAATAGGAATACTAAAGAGATTACAGAATTGGAAGTAAACGGAGTATTTGTATTTGTAGGACTGGATCCTATTTCTTCAGTATTTAATGGAATAGTAGATATGGATGAAAGAGGATACATTATTACAGATGCGGATATGAAGACAAATATCCCCGGAGTATTTGCCGCAGGTGATATAAGGCAAAAAACATTAAGACAGGTTGTAACTGCGGCAGCTGACGGTGCTATCGCTGCCACTTCCGCAGAAAAATATATATACGACAAATTTGAATAA
- a CDS encoding MFS transporter — MKKPLSKSLKTFYGVGDLGFSLMTSVGMYLQAYFLTDVAGFNLALVALIITLPNTIDAIFSAVYGAIIDGVKPMKWGKLRSWLLVAPPFVVIFMALQYTKIGPDNIAAAIIIVSALISKPLMNTPWVANVALIPLLANNPQEKVLLSSRRGFWSSLSRLFFSYISTPLALFFGAVTGSPILGYTILQGLMACCMWWGYLAIFKMTDGYEELPVNGAEVQQTKAAAKKKEKASAGDILRNLFQNPPLIALLLADYGRNISTFIISGAVAYYYTYVAQNMALMPLHLLITSFAAILGTLSTPVLNKKLNTRTTTIITALAAGGFLLIAKFMGLQTYLFIAACSCYSFVNGIVTSTFVALYSDTIVYGEWKTGQNTAGFIMGLMNLPLKVGKMTNGVIMTTALAAIGFVAKMTPTPALKSGIINIIALVPAIALIFTGMVVLFGFRLTEANLKQMQEEINARKQEVMAG, encoded by the coding sequence ATGAAAAAACCTTTAAGCAAGTCTTTAAAAACATTTTATGGTGTGGGAGATTTGGGATTCTCTCTTATGACCAGTGTCGGCATGTACCTTCAAGCCTACTTTCTAACCGATGTTGCAGGCTTCAACCTTGCACTGGTTGCACTTATTATTACTCTTCCCAATACCATTGATGCCATATTCTCTGCCGTATACGGCGCGATTATTGACGGCGTTAAACCAATGAAGTGGGGAAAATTACGTTCATGGCTTCTCGTTGCACCTCCATTTGTTGTGATATTTATGGCCTTGCAATATACAAAGATAGGGCCTGATAATATCGCAGCGGCAATTATCATAGTAAGTGCTCTTATATCAAAACCATTGATGAATACTCCCTGGGTAGCCAATGTAGCTCTTATTCCATTGCTGGCCAATAATCCTCAGGAAAAGGTCCTGCTTTCTTCCAGAAGAGGATTTTGGTCAAGCCTTTCCAGGTTATTCTTCTCCTATATAAGCACACCGCTGGCTTTATTCTTTGGTGCCGTAACCGGCAGCCCGATACTTGGTTATACAATTCTTCAGGGGCTCATGGCATGCTGTATGTGGTGGGGCTACTTAGCTATTTTTAAAATGACGGATGGATATGAAGAGCTTCCTGTTAATGGTGCAGAAGTTCAACAGACAAAGGCTGCAGCTAAAAAGAAAGAAAAAGCCTCAGCCGGTGATATTTTGAGAAATTTATTCCAGAATCCACCGCTGATAGCCCTTTTGCTTGCTGATTATGGCCGGAATATTTCAACCTTTATAATATCCGGAGCTGTTGCTTATTATTACACTTATGTAGCTCAAAATATGGCCCTCATGCCCCTCCATTTGCTTATTACATCTTTTGCGGCAATTTTAGGCACACTTTCTACGCCTGTATTAAACAAGAAATTAAATACGCGTACAACAACTATTATCACAGCTTTAGCAGCCGGCGGTTTTTTATTAATTGCGAAGTTTATGGGATTGCAAACTTACCTGTTTATAGCAGCTTGTTCATGCTATTCCTTTGTTAACGGGATAGTAACCTCGACATTTGTTGCCTTATACAGCGATACAATTGTTTATGGCGAATGGAAAACTGGGCAAAATACCGCAGGATTTATTATGGGTCTTATGAACCTGCCTTTAAAAGTAGGTAAAATGACAAATGGAGTTATAATGACTACTGCCCTTGCAGCCATCGGATTTGTTGCAAAAATGACACCTACGCCGGCGTTAAAATCAGGCATTATCAATATTATTGCGTTGGTACCGGCTATAGCATTAATATTTACCGGTATGGTAGTACTTTTTGGGTTCAGGCTGACTGAAGCCAATTTAAAACAAATGCAGGAAGAAATAAATGCAAGAAAGCAAGAAGTAATGGCCGGCTAA
- the grdA gene encoding glycine/sarcosine/betaine reductase complex selenoprotein A has protein sequence MLKDKKVICIGDRDGIPGPAIEAVVKSAGGDVVFSSTECFVUTAAGAMDLEIQQRVKDITEKYGAENVVVVLGGAEAEASGLSAETVTAGDPTYAGPLAGVSLGLMVYHVVEPEIKEEFDAAIYDEQCGMMEMVLDIDAICAEVKSMRDQYSNFK, from the coding sequence ATGTTAAAGGATAAAAAGGTTATTTGTATAGGGGACAGGGACGGAATACCCGGACCGGCTATAGAAGCAGTTGTAAAGAGTGCAGGAGGAGACGTAGTATTCTCATCTACCGAATGTTTCGTTTGAACAGCCGCCGGTGCAATGGATCTGGAGATCCAGCAGAGAGTTAAAGATATTACTGAAAAATATGGCGCTGAGAATGTAGTTGTCGTCCTCGGCGGTGCCGAAGCGGAGGCTTCAGGGCTTTCAGCAGAGACGGTTACAGCCGGTGACCCAACATATGCAGGCCCTCTTGCAGGTGTCAGCTTAGGCCTTATGGTTTACCATGTCGTGGAACCTGAAATTAAAGAAGAATTTGATGCAGCAATATATGATGAGCAGTGCGGTATGATGGAAATGGTACTGGATATAGATGCAATCTGTGCAGAAGTCAAATCCATGAGGGACCAGTACAGCAATTTCAAATAA
- a CDS encoding glycine/sarcosine/betaine reductase component B subunit, with the protein MHLEKRYVDVHKIVFDEKTYIEKGELHVCKKELVDLAMDFHFESIDFELAHPGDSCRLSNVCDCIQPMYKLGEGSSTFPGIVDEVKRVGTGSSVVLRGVSITEILLLPTGSQTLDMSGPGAEKSLLLTGQAHICILAKIAAGVQNNAYFNALNIASKKVAKYIAQCAKDCIPDEVETFELKKEGLENLPRIAYIYQVFSHAPLNDTAYYGDGCATMLPTIVHPNEILDGALVFRDYHSTSNSAPTYAIQNHPVILELMDRHGKDINFIGVILSNTPAEVINKNRNAMMCAGLAKYHLNADGVIITKQGGGHPQIDTGLNCDYNEELGIKTVLLLTEFLSANSPIEELVLFSTPNANAMVTNGCLNFVDLPKVDRVIGPTVMPGRVQGDVYGPLTLSINSIRESISQIGNTNLTTVVY; encoded by the coding sequence ATGCATCTTGAGAAAAGGTATGTAGACGTGCATAAAATAGTTTTTGATGAAAAGACCTATATCGAAAAGGGCGAGCTGCATGTCTGCAAAAAAGAACTTGTAGATCTTGCAATGGATTTTCACTTTGAAAGTATTGATTTCGAACTGGCACATCCCGGCGATAGCTGCCGCCTGTCCAATGTATGCGACTGCATACAGCCTATGTACAAACTTGGAGAAGGCTCATCGACTTTCCCGGGTATAGTTGATGAGGTAAAGCGTGTAGGCACCGGTTCAAGCGTCGTTCTTCGCGGCGTCAGCATCACCGAAATCCTTCTGTTACCTACGGGAAGCCAGACCCTGGATATGTCGGGTCCGGGAGCCGAAAAATCTTTGTTATTGACCGGACAGGCCCATATATGCATACTGGCCAAAATAGCTGCGGGAGTTCAGAACAATGCATATTTTAATGCATTAAACATAGCATCAAAGAAGGTGGCAAAGTATATTGCCCAATGTGCAAAAGACTGCATCCCCGATGAAGTGGAAACCTTTGAATTAAAGAAGGAGGGTTTGGAGAACCTGCCAAGGATAGCTTATATATATCAGGTATTCTCCCACGCCCCTTTAAACGATACCGCTTATTACGGCGATGGCTGTGCAACCATGCTGCCTACTATAGTACATCCCAATGAAATACTTGACGGAGCCCTGGTATTCCGCGATTACCATTCTACTTCCAATTCGGCGCCTACCTATGCTATTCAGAATCATCCCGTTATATTGGAATTAATGGACCGCCACGGGAAAGATATAAACTTTATTGGAGTTATTCTGTCCAATACTCCGGCGGAGGTCATTAATAAAAATAGAAATGCCATGATGTGTGCCGGCCTTGCAAAATATCATCTTAATGCAGATGGGGTCATTATCACAAAGCAGGGCGGTGGTCATCCCCAGATAGATACAGGTCTAAACTGCGATTACAATGAAGAGCTGGGCATAAAGACTGTATTACTGCTTACGGAATTCCTATCTGCTAACAGCCCCATTGAGGAACTGGTGTTATTTTCTACTCCAAACGCAAATGCTATGGTCACCAACGGTTGTCTTAATTTTGTGGACCTGCCGAAGGTAGACCGTGTAATTGGCCCAACTGTAATGCCGGGACGGGTCCAGGGGGATGTATACGGCCCCTTAACCCTTAGTATAAACTCAATAAGAGAATCTATCAGCCAGATTGGGAATACCAATTTAACCACTGTAGTCTATTAA
- the grdD gene encoding glycine/sarcosine/betaine reductase complex component C subunit alpha — MSQEKVKRLIGEVFNDIADAIESGSFGKKVKVALTLPESEHGAGELVKAAKMAMEKYHDFEVVLIGPKIDGDFKIYEAETLEESHKVMEKLLDEGEIDSAVTLHYNFPIGVSTVGRAVTPGSGKEMMLATTTGTSSSDRVEAIFKNALYGIIAAKAMGITEPSVGILNVDGAKQVERALKELSKGGYEINFAGSVRKDGGCVMRGNDLLAGVPDVMVTDTLTGNLLVKILSSYTTGGSYESLGYGYGPGIGEGYNRIICIISRASGAPLIREALRYAATLAQNKLPDAADREFKAAARAGYNDILKRLAATAQGKDTAEEVKAPHKRVVTYSIAGIDILELEDAVKELWKNGIYSESGMGCTGPIVLVPEDEGAKAEDILIKSGYLLR, encoded by the coding sequence ATGTCACAGGAAAAAGTGAAAAGATTAATCGGTGAAGTTTTTAATGATATTGCCGATGCAATAGAGAGCGGCAGCTTCGGGAAAAAAGTAAAGGTAGCATTGACTTTGCCTGAAAGCGAGCATGGAGCGGGGGAGCTTGTCAAAGCCGCTAAAATGGCTATGGAAAAATATCATGATTTCGAAGTTGTTTTAATAGGGCCAAAGATTGATGGGGATTTTAAAATATATGAGGCAGAAACCCTTGAAGAGAGCCACAAAGTCATGGAAAAGCTCCTTGATGAAGGGGAAATAGACAGCGCGGTAACCCTTCACTATAATTTCCCGATAGGTGTATCCACTGTGGGTAGAGCTGTAACACCAGGAAGCGGAAAAGAGATGATGCTTGCCACAACAACAGGCACATCATCTTCTGACAGGGTGGAAGCTATATTTAAAAATGCATTATACGGCATAATTGCTGCTAAAGCAATGGGAATCACTGAACCAAGTGTTGGAATCCTTAATGTGGATGGTGCAAAACAGGTGGAGCGGGCGCTAAAAGAGCTTTCAAAGGGTGGATATGAAATAAATTTTGCAGGTTCTGTAAGGAAAGACGGCGGCTGTGTAATGAGGGGCAACGACCTTTTAGCCGGGGTTCCCGATGTAATGGTTACCGATACGCTGACAGGAAACCTGCTGGTAAAGATACTAAGCTCCTATACCACAGGGGGCAGCTATGAATCCTTAGGTTACGGTTACGGCCCGGGAATAGGCGAGGGGTACAACCGTATAATTTGCATAATATCAAGGGCATCGGGGGCTCCTCTTATCCGCGAGGCATTAAGATATGCCGCCACTCTTGCGCAAAATAAATTGCCTGATGCAGCTGACAGGGAATTCAAAGCGGCAGCCAGGGCTGGTTATAATGATATACTAAAAAGGTTGGCTGCCACTGCCCAAGGAAAAGATACTGCAGAGGAGGTTAAAGCTCCTCATAAAAGGGTTGTTACCTACTCCATCGCGGGAATTGATATTTTAGAGCTGGAAGATGCCGTTAAAGAATTATGGAAAAATGGTATATACTCTGAAAGCGGCATGGGCTGTACCGGCCCTATAGTCCTTGTTCCCGAAGATGAAGGAGCTAAAGCAGAGGATATACTCATTAAAAGCGGCTATCTTTTAAGATAA